In the Arachis hypogaea cultivar Tifrunner chromosome 20, arahy.Tifrunner.gnm2.J5K5, whole genome shotgun sequence genome, AGAGACGATCAAAATGAATGTGACCACATGTGCCATGGAAATCAAAGTGTATATAtctgtaaaacaaaaagaaaaaaaaaataaaaagaaaagaaagaacatgTGCATAGATGTCAAATAGAAAGAAACCAAAAGAATGTATAAAGCCAAATCTAGAAGTTAATTGAAAGAGACTTCTACCTTACATCATCACCTGCCACCTGCTGCGCCGTGGTCGAAAATTTTTCATATAACCTCCCCTCTCCTCCATGCTGATAAGATTGGGAGCGAAAAAAGTTCGAATTATAGTTGAAAATAAACCACAATGTTAGTACTTAGTAACATTAGATATAATATTTGGAGTTAATTCagaagaagaatttttttttcaccGTGTTGACAAGATCAATAGCTACCACACTCccatatttttttctcaaatctAAGAAATGACGCTCCATGACTCGAGGCTGCAGCGAAACATTAGTCAATTAGCATAGCAGAGAAGCTTGGAGATCAAGAAAcacaaacaaaatgaaacaacAAGTCAAGAACCACTTACAGCTTCATCAGGTTTCAATATCTCAAACTTTGGCTTGTATGTTAAGTCAACAATTTGCTCCCATTGGAATGGCATCGATCCGCGAATCTGCAAGAGATCAAACAAAACCTTTCATCAAACAATTTGCTCCCACTAGAATTTTTAAAGGTTTCAAAACTccttttttggtttcgtgatgaaaccatggcgtggacaattgaggttgaggagtccctctcttgttgcatcggggaattggttagaaggttgaggagtcccttcgaatcaatttccaaactatggcgttgacaagttaaGTTGatgagtccctttcttgttgtgACAAGAAATTGggtctttgtattcaatttcaacttatccttttattatttcaattacaatttatcttttctattcaatttcaatttttgtcttgtttatccttttatttctttatcaccTTGTTTCGACCAAATCACTTAAGACAAGATTCGACTAGAAAGCATTAATTACCTGAACAAATGATGCTGTATAGCCATTGAACTGCATAATTTGCTCTGATTCCACAAAATTAGCACAATAACCATCAGCATCAGCCCCTCTTCTCCACATCCGAGTTCCTTATTCGCCAAGCAACAAAATAAGATGTTATTAACAACCAAAAAGTACACAAAAAGTACACAAAAAGTTGAGTCATTTTATAACTACTCGTTCGATTTCTAAGATGCAGACGCGTCTTATGACATTACTAGTAATAAGTACATAGTCGATATGTAAAAGAATAGAAAGGAATTTTGAAGAGCTTTAGATTACCATTTCTTCTTGTGCATCTCCTAGCAATCAAAGTGATGTCAATGATATCTTTCCCAATTGCTGCTTGAAAATGGTGAAAGCCTAATGATTTGTTAAGGATAATTCTAAGAAGGCGAAAGTGAAGCGATATGATCAAACTAAACAACATATGAATGTCTTAGAAAGGATACTGCCTTGAACTACAGGAAGTAGGAATGGATCAAGCtgcattcaaataaaataaaattgaagtgagAAAATGTAGACAAGAAGAAGTTAACAGATGACAGCAATTTGTTACAAACACACCTTGTGATCAATCAGCATTTCCAACATATAATTGTTCCAGAGATATCGAGGCTCTGCCTGCAGCGAAACCAAAAGGAATTATAAATTGAATTGATCTAAAGTAGGCATTGTTTGCATAGTAAAAACTCGGGTGAAGTCGACTTcaggtgaagttgatatctgagagccgttagatgaaaattcagtcaaatcagtcaaatcatttaacggctctcaggtatcaacttcacgtgaagtggactgcacttgagttttcacctTGTTTGCATagacataaatttttttacaaagtTAAGATGCTTAGAGAAATTATTACCTGTCTCCAAAGAGGAAGCAATTTAGACTCATCACCCAATTCATTCAGTCGTTGGACACTGcataattttatgtaaaattcatatcAATAAGAATTGGATGATGAtttctgaaaaatctaaaaaaattaaacgaAAAAAGAATCACCTCAAAGTTAAATTAGTGTCATATGAGAAGAATAGGCCATATGTCTTCTCAGCAACAGTTATTAACCTAGAAAATTCCATCTCTGTTTTCTTCTGCAAAAAGAATATCATACATCAAAATTGATAGTGAATTTTCATTGGAAAACAAATAGAAGCAAATGGAGTTAAAGgaagttagttagttacttgctCAGCAGGGGTATTGTTAAGAGTTTGATCACATGCAAAAACCTTCATTGATGATATCTTGTAAATTGGATGCCCCATGTGTGTTCCAACACATTCACGCCCAGTTATTACCAGCAAATATGATCCTATAAACCATTACATACTCACTTTAATTTCAAGTACTACTATAGTTAGGATAATGTTTAAATCGGTCGCGAAATCGTAGTTACATGGAAAGCAATACGTTCTGATATGGAACGGGTAGGTGATATgtcatatgtaaaatattttatgtgaAAAATATACATATGACTAGGGTGTAAGTTACCAAATCGGACCGAAAATTACTGCAAAACTAAACCGAAAATTATAACAACCGATTTGAAAACCGAAAaaatcggttttttttttttttacaaaatcgaTCGGTTCGATTCGGTTTTCGGTTGGCTTGATAGAAACCAAactgaaccgaaccgaaccgaagatATGCATACATTTCAATGTTTTAACCATTTTAACCTTTAACCTAACCACAAAAATCCTCAACCCCTAACCATTTCAATGTTTTACTCTTATTATTTCAGTTTATTGACTATTTTAAACATCTAATTATTGTGATTCATATTCTTCTCATTAgaaattaaaaaccaaaaaaatcgacCAAACCAAACCGctgttggttcggttcggttcgattcAGTTATTATAAAAGCAGCAAACCGAACGGTTGTGTGTCTGTAAGAACCGAACATATCGGTTTGGTTGGTTTTTagtccaaaaccgaaccaaaccgaaccgataaCACCCCTACATATGACCTTTTGATACGCGGCGTATATGTTGAAATAtgaaatacacattgaaaatgagttaaacaGCGCGTGTATTTATATTGAAAATAGTAGTTACCAGCCAAGATCTTTAGCATGCCAATGACACCAAAAATGGTCATGATCTTAGGAACTCGAAGGGTGCTGCATTCAGGGATGCCATCAATGAGCTTCATGGTTCCATCTTTTCTACTAATTGAGAGTGGAGATCGAGAAGATGATCCTTCAATTGGTTCAATCACATACTGGTTCGGAAATTCCCATAGCCGCATCTTTGTGTGCAGCTTCTGCCCCGAATCTCCTTTCTCCATTCTTTCCCTGTTCAATCTAAAGATAATAGCCAATCTAAAGATAATAGCCGAAAATCGTCAGATAATTTGATGGTAGAAACTTACGTATAGTTATTTTTACGTGAAGATGATAGTTAAAAATTGTTAGATTCCAATTTAAtcaaggtgaaaactcaggtgaagtcgactttatgtgaagttgatatctgagagcctttagatgaaaatttagtcaaatcagtcaaatcatctaacggctctcaggtatcaacttcacgtgaagtcgactacacCTGAATTTCCACCTTTAATCAAACATATCAAATCATTTAACAGTTCTTAGTTATTTTTACGTGAAAATAAATACACGTGAGTCTCCACCAGTAATTGTCTAAACTGTTTAACATAATATAATCAAGGTTAAAATTATTATCTTTACGTGAAGATATTTTCacgtgaataattatttaaattgcaAACAATGAAATGACGTTGTTTGCAATTTAAAACAATGTGAAAAAAGAAATGGTTAACATGAGAGCTATGAAATTTTGAATGCATAGAAAAGAGAAATATTTACCTTTGTTGAAGGAGGATTAATGAATAATAAGAACACTAATTGTGATAACCAAAGAGATCTTAAAACTTTGAATTAGCAATGAAAGCAA is a window encoding:
- the LOC112783129 gene encoding phosphoinositide phosphatase SAC7-like, coding for MEKGDSGQKLHTKMRLWEFPNQYVIEPIEGSSSRSPLSISRKDGTMKLIDGIPECSTLRVPKIMTIFGVIGMLKILAGSYLLVITGRECVGTHMGHPIYKISSMKVFACDQTLNNTPAEQKKTEMEFSRLITVAEKTYGLFFSYDTNLTLSVQRLNELGDESKLLPLWRQAEPRYLWNNYMLEMLIDHKLDPFLLPVVQGSFHHFQAAIGKDIIDITLIARRCTRRNGTRMWRRGADADGYCANFVESEQIMQFNGYTASFVQIRGSMPFQWEQIVDLTYKPKFEILKPDEAPRVMERHFLDLRKKYGSVVAIDLVNTHGGEGRLYEKFSTTAQQVAGDDVRYIHFDFHGTCGHIHFDRLSILYDQISDFLERNGYLLLNEKGEKMKEQLGVVRTNCVDCLDRTNVTQSMIGRNMLEYQLRRLGVFGAEETISSHPNLDDKFKILWADHGDDISIQYSGTPALKGDFTRFGHRTVQGILTDGWNALMRYYLNNFADGTKQDAIDLMQGHYIISVGRDMTPTSQNGSIESIASFPLALGLVLTGFFFATMSLRQVRYDFRHFFLSLMWAGISIGIAAFVRANGRVFCNRPRLHKPRS